One region of Primulina tabacum isolate GXHZ01 chromosome 1, ASM2559414v2, whole genome shotgun sequence genomic DNA includes:
- the LOC142547683 gene encoding hydroxyproline O-arabinosyltransferase RDN2-like isoform X1, which produces MLSRKNTGRASPVLLVLLGLGSFFATYNLLTLVMHKKVTKSTEKWNDPVISRPDETKFEKGAKFHVALTVTDAPYSKWQCRIMYYWYQKMKDLPGSDMGGFTRVLHSGKPDNLMDEIPTVIVDPLPEGLDRGYIVLNRPWAFVQWLEKASIEEEYILMAEPDHVFVNPLPNLSHGDHPAAFPFFYIKPTDHEKIVRKYFPEEKGPLTSIDPIGNSPVIIKKSTLEKIAPTWMNVSLQMKDDPETDKAFGWVLEMYGYAVASALHGVRHILRKDFMLQPPWDLEIGSKFIIHYTYGCDYNMKGELTYGKIGEWRFDKRSHLRGPPPKKISLPPPGVPESVVRLVKAVNEATANIPNWDT; this is translated from the exons ATGCTTTCGAGGAAGAACACGGGGCGTGCATCACCCGTTCTATTGGTATTGTTGGGTTTGGGTTCTTTCTTTGCTACGTATAACTTGTTGACTTTGGTGATGCACAAGAAGGTTACGAAGAGTACAGAGAAGTGGAATGATCCTGTGATTAGTAGGCCTGACGAGACAAAGTTTGAAAAAGGTGCAAAATTTCATGTAGCATTGACAGTCACTGATGCACCTTATAGCAAGTGGCAGTGTCGAATTATGTATTACTGGTACCAAAAGATGAAAGATTTACCTGGATCAGATATGGGAGGATTTACTCGGGTTTTGCATTCAGGAAAGCCTGATAATTTAATGGATGAAATCCCCACTGTTATTGTAGACCCCCTACCAGAAGGGCTTGATCGG GGTTACATTGTTTTAAATAGGCCCTGGGCCTTTGTACAGTGGCTGGAGAAAGCCTCTATTGAGGAAGA GTATATTCTAATGGCAGAACCTGATCACGTTTTTGTTAATCCCTTGCCAAATTTGTCTCATGGAGATCACCCGGCCGCCTTCccttttttttacataaaaccaACTGATCATGAGAAAATTGTAAGAAAATATTTCCCCGAAGAGAAAGGTCCTTTGACAAGTATTGATCCAATCGGAAACTCTCCAGTGATTATTAAAAAG TCTACTTTGGAGAAAATTGCTCCTACATGGATGAATGTATCTTTGCAGATGAAAGATGATCCAGAGACTGATAAGGCTTTTGGATGGGTTCTAGAAAT GTATGGGTATGCAGTCGCATCTGCTTTGCATGGCGTGCGGCATATTCTTCGTAAAGATTTTATGTTACAG CCTCCATGGGACCTGGAAATCGGCAGCAAGTTTATTATACATTATACGTATGGATGCGATTACAACATGAAG GGAGAATTAACTTATGGGAAGATCGGCGAATGGAGATTTGACAAGCGATCACACCTTCGTGGTCCTCCACCCAAAAAAATCTCATTACCCCCTCCTGGTGTTCCTGAGAGTGTG GTGAGGCTTGTGAAAGCTGTGAATGAGGCAACTGCAAATATCCCTAACTGGGACACATAA
- the LOC142547683 gene encoding hydroxyproline O-arabinosyltransferase RDN2-like isoform X2 — protein sequence MLSRKNTGRASPVLLVLLGLGSFFATYNLLTLVMHKKVTKSTEKWNDPVISRPDETKFEKGAKFHVALTVTDAPYSKWQCRIMYYWYQKMKDLPGSDMGGFTRVLHSGKPDNLMDEIPTVIVDPLPEGLDRGYIVLNRPWAFVQWLEKASIEEEYILMAEPDHVFVNPLPNLSHGDHPAAFPFFYIKPTDHEKIVRKYFPEEKGPLTSIDPIGNSPVIIKKSTLEKIAPTWMNVSLQMKDDPETDKAFGWVLEMYGYAVASALHGVRHILRKDFMLQYRMIFSLHGTWKSAASLLYIIRMDAITT from the exons ATGCTTTCGAGGAAGAACACGGGGCGTGCATCACCCGTTCTATTGGTATTGTTGGGTTTGGGTTCTTTCTTTGCTACGTATAACTTGTTGACTTTGGTGATGCACAAGAAGGTTACGAAGAGTACAGAGAAGTGGAATGATCCTGTGATTAGTAGGCCTGACGAGACAAAGTTTGAAAAAGGTGCAAAATTTCATGTAGCATTGACAGTCACTGATGCACCTTATAGCAAGTGGCAGTGTCGAATTATGTATTACTGGTACCAAAAGATGAAAGATTTACCTGGATCAGATATGGGAGGATTTACTCGGGTTTTGCATTCAGGAAAGCCTGATAATTTAATGGATGAAATCCCCACTGTTATTGTAGACCCCCTACCAGAAGGGCTTGATCGG GGTTACATTGTTTTAAATAGGCCCTGGGCCTTTGTACAGTGGCTGGAGAAAGCCTCTATTGAGGAAGA GTATATTCTAATGGCAGAACCTGATCACGTTTTTGTTAATCCCTTGCCAAATTTGTCTCATGGAGATCACCCGGCCGCCTTCccttttttttacataaaaccaACTGATCATGAGAAAATTGTAAGAAAATATTTCCCCGAAGAGAAAGGTCCTTTGACAAGTATTGATCCAATCGGAAACTCTCCAGTGATTATTAAAAAG TCTACTTTGGAGAAAATTGCTCCTACATGGATGAATGTATCTTTGCAGATGAAAGATGATCCAGAGACTGATAAGGCTTTTGGATGGGTTCTAGAAAT GTATGGGTATGCAGTCGCATCTGCTTTGCATGGCGTGCGGCATATTCTTCGTAAAGATTTTATGTTACAG TATCGTATGATTTTTAGCCTCCATGGGACCTGGAAATCGGCAGCAAGTTTATTATACATTATACGTATGGATGCGATTACAACATGA